A genomic window from Cydia amplana chromosome 3, ilCydAmpl1.1, whole genome shotgun sequence includes:
- the LOC134662950 gene encoding mitochondrial inner membrane protease subunit 1: MPFFKVVGKTCGFIGYVFQYACITHCTFEYIGDFVMCSGPSMEPTLETNNILLTEHITPRFQRLRRGDIVIAKSPNNPRQNICKRVIGLPGDKMRGQFPRRSQVVPRGHVWLEGDNASNSSDSRLYGPVPQGLIRSRVLCRVWPLDKISSLTDV, from the exons ATGCCGTTCTTTAAAGTTGTTGGCAAAACTTGTGGTTTTATAGGCTATGTTTTCCAATACGCTTGTATTACGCATTGCACGTTTGAATATATAGGAGATTTTGTGATG TGTTCAGGCCCATCAATGGAGCCTACTTtagaaacaaataatattttactcaCAGAGCACATAACTCCGAGGTTTCAAAGGCTACGTCGAGGTGATATTGTCATTGCGAAAAGTCCTAACAATCCTAGGCAGAACATCTGTAAAAGAGTAATAGGCCTCCCTGGAGACAAAATGAGGGGTCAATTTCCAAGAAGAAGCCAAGTGGTGCCAAGAGGGCATGTATGGTTAGAAGGAGATAATGCAAGCAACTCATCTGACTCTCGGCTCTATGGACCAGTGCCTCAGGGCTTGATCAGGAGTAGAGTACTATGCCGAGTTTGGCCTTTAGACAAAATCTCATCGTTGACTGATGTTTAA
- the LOC134662766 gene encoding lysosomal acid glucosylceramidase-like gives MRGSRLGLATLLISAVIALGDTEDLPCRARDVGIEGRSIVCVCDATYCDTITREDPAPGTFVAYTSSDAGQRFEKNFGVIETVSNSEESVPEVESQEQSEDEDEDEDEEEDTLRRVVFRLYTILRYQYIEGFGGSITDAAAINWRKLSDAAQINFINSYFSSTGLEYNLLRVPIGGADFSTHPYTYNEEPWYDHALSNFTLSSEDYFYKLPMIKRSLAVATDEVKITASTWSPPVWMKTNERITGFGTVKPEYYQAYADYHIRFMEEYEKADVKIWAITTSNEPINGFLGAFFVSFNSVGWSPRNLGSWVANNLGPTVRNSRFNNTLILAVDDQRYNLPYYLLGMEAEDPKSIEYIDGAAIHYYGNFIPPIIMTAIQNRYPNKILLSTEACEGPMPWDREQVQIGSWDRARKYTKSILQDLNNYVVGWIDWNLCLDPEGGPNWAHNYVDAPILVYGDQDEFIKQPMFYAMGHFSKFIPRGSRRIQSSRRTLVTLENAAFLKPDGNIVMVLQNTRNSAVDLRVEVSNTRYIELHMEARSIKTIEINQN, from the exons ATGCGCGGGTCACGCTTGGGTCTTGCAACACTCCTTATAAGTGCAGTTATAGCACTAGGGGACACCG AGGACCTGCCATGTCGCGCCCGAGACGTTGGCATTGAGGGCCGCTCTATAGTCTGCGTATGCGACGCTACGTACTGTGATACCATAACGAGAGAGGACCCAGCACCTGGCACATTTGTCGCCTACACGTCGAGCGAT GCTGGACAACGATTCGAAAAAAACTTCGGCGTGATCGAGACAGTCTCGAATAGCGAAGAAAGTGTACCCGAGGTAGAAAGTCAGGAACAGTCAGAGGATGAGGATGAAGATGAGGATGAGGAAG AGGACACCTTAAGACGAGTTGTATTTAGACTTTACACGATTCTTCGATATCAGTATATAGAAGGATTTGGAGGGTCCATCACTGACGCTGCAGCTATCAACTGGCGAAAACTATCAGATGCAGCTCAAATTAACTTTATTAA CTCATACTTCTCAAGTACCGGTTTGGAATACAACTTGTTACGAGTGCCTATAGGAGGTGCTGATTTCTCGACACATCCCTACACTTACAACGAAGAACCTTGGTACGACCATGCGTTGTCCAATTTTACTTTGTCATCCGAAGACTACTTTTACAAG TTGCCTATGATCAAGAGAAGTCTAGCGGTTGCGACCGACGAGGTCAAGATAACGGCGAGCACCTGGTCCCCGCCGGTTTGGATGAAGACCAACGAGAGGATCACTGGTTTTGGAACTGTTAAACCCGAATACTACCAGGCATACGCAGACTACCATATACG TTTCATGGAAGAATACGAAAAAGCTGATGTGAAGATATGGGCCATCACCACATCGAACGAGCCTATCAACGGATTCCTTGGTGCATTCTTTGTCAGCTTCAACTCCGTGGGATGGTCACCACGGAACCTG GGTAGTTGGGTGGCGAACAATCTCGGACCGACAGTGCGTAACTCTCGCTTCAACAACACGTTAATTTTGGCAGTAGATGATCAACGATATAATCTGCCTTATTACTTACTCGGG aTGGAAGCGGAAGATCCTAAATCTATTGAATACATTGATGGCGCAGCAATACATTATTATGGAAACTTCATACCTCCGATTATTATGACTGCTATACAAAACCGGTATCCTAACAAAATTTTGCTTTCTACGGAAGCTTGTGAAG GTCCAATGCCTTGGGACAGGGAACAGGTTCAAATAGGCTCATGGGACAGGGCCCGCAAATACACAAAGAGTATTTTACAG GATCTCAACAATTATGTGGTCGGTTGGATCGACTGGAACCTTTGCTTGGATCCAGAAGGCGGGCCAAATTGGGCCCATAACTACGTCGACGCACCCATCCTGGTATACGGGGACCAGGACGAGTTCATAAAGCAACCTATGTTTTACGCGATGGGTCACTTCTCAAAATTCATCCCAAGAGGCTCAAGGAGAATTCAGTCTTCGCGGAGAACTTTAGTTACACTAGAGAATGCAGCTTTTTTGAAGCCTGATGGAAATATCGTGATGGTGCTACAGAATAC GAGAAACAGTGCAGTGGACCTTCGCGTCGAGGTCAGCAACACCCGATACATAGAACTCCACATGGAAGCCCGTTCCATAAAAACTATAGAAATCAACCAAAATTAG